CGCCTGGCCGCCAGGCGCCTGGTGATGTATGCCCGCAGCCCGGCGAGTTCGGTCATTGCAGGCGTGCACGCCAGCCGCTTCCGTGGACGCGGCGTGGACTACGTGGAGTCGCGAAACTATGAGGTGGGCGACGATATCCGCGACCTGGATTGGCGCGTCACGGCCCGGACGGGCAAACCTCATACCAAGGTCTTCCAGGAAGAGCGAGAGCGGCCGGTGATGGTGCTGCTGGATGCCCATCCAGGCATGTACTTCGCCACCCGCGGGGCGCTGAAGATTGTTCAGGCCAGCCGTCTGGCGGCCCTGGTCGGCTGGGGGGCGGTCCGCCGCGGCGACCGGATCGGCGCTTTGATCTGTAATGGTGACGAACACCAGGAGATCCGCCCAGCTGGTGGCCGGCGCGGCGTGCTGAGAATGATCAGCGTGTTGACCCGCGCTTTTGACAGCAGCCAAATGAACCGCTTTGCCAGCCAACCCCCACCCATGGATCAGGTACTGAAGCGCGCC
The Pseudomonadota bacterium DNA segment above includes these coding regions:
- a CDS encoding DUF58 domain-containing protein, whose product is MASELDSTTQVTTEDLIRLRLAARRLVMYARSPASSVIAGVHASRFRGRGVDYVESRNYEVGDDIRDLDWRVTARTGKPHTKVFQEERERPVMVLLDAHPGMYFATRGALKIVQASRLAALVGWGAVRRGDRIGALICNGDEHQEIRPAGGRRGVLRMISVLTRAFDSSQMNRFASQPPPMDQVLKRARRIARPGSLILLVSDFYHLGDEFERHLTFLRRHSDLIACRVRDPVELTPPPPGTYPVSNGLKQGILALSRGSARKRYEGFLEQQQRAFVSTLNKHGITRLELSTEDDVTDALGRIFKTRDIR